A window from Telopea speciosissima isolate NSW1024214 ecotype Mountain lineage chromosome 8, Tspe_v1, whole genome shotgun sequence encodes these proteins:
- the LOC122671817 gene encoding serine-threonine kinase receptor-associated protein-like, with translation MDKKKVAVPLVCHGHSRPVVDLFYSPITPDGFFLISASKDSSPMLRNGETGDWIGTFEGHKGAVWSCCLDTNALCAASGSADFTAKIWDALTGDELHSFEHKHIVRACSFSEDTHLLLTGGIEKILRIFDLNRPDAPPREVDNSPGSIRTVAMLHSDQTILSSCTDMGGVRLWDVRSGKIVQTLETKSPVTSAEVSQDGRYITTADGSTVKFWDANHFGLVKSYNMPCTVESASLEPKLGNKFIAGGEDMWIRLFDFHTGEEIGCNKGHHGPVHCVRFAPGGESYASGSEDGTIRIWQTGPAAHDESDAFLANGSTGKVKVSADEVARKIEGFHIVKEEKAEEKEEATDA, from the exons ATGGATAAGAAAAAGGTGGCGGTGCCTCTTGTCTGCCATGGCCACTCGCGTCCGGTCGTCGATTTATTCTACAGTCCGATAACTCCTGACGGCTTTTTTCTCATCAGTgcgagcaagg ATTCCAGTCCCATGCTGAGAAATGGAGAGACTGGAGATTGGATTGGTACCTTTGAAGGACATAAGGGTGCAGTGTGGAGTTGCTGCTTGGATACTAATGCTTTATGTGCAGCTTCGGGCTCTGCGGATTTTACTGC AAAAATATGGGATGCACTAACAGGTGACGAGTTGCACTCATTTGAACACAAGCACATTGTTCGTGCATGTTCATTCTCAGAA GATACCCACCTGCTGCTTACTGGTGGGATTGAAAAAATCCTACGTATCTTTGATTTGAATCGTCCAGATGCACCTCCAAGAGAAGTTGACAATTCTCCTGGTTCAATCAGAACTGTAGCAATGCTTCATAGTGACCAGACAATATTAAGTTCATGTACAGACATGGGGGGCGTGAG ATTATGGGATGTAAGGAGTGGCAAAATTGTCCAGACACTTGAGACCAAATCCCCAGTCACCAGTGCAGAAGTCAGTCAGGATGGCCGTTATATCACTACTGCTGATGGCTCAACTGTTAAGTTTTGGGATGCAAACCA TTTTGGACTGGTGAAGAGCTACAATATGCCATGTACGGTCGAATCTGCTTCACTTGAGCCGAAGCTTGGCAATAAATTCATTGCTGGGGGAGAAGACATGTGGATTCGTCTATTTGATTTCCATACCGGTGAAGAGATTG GGTGCAACAAGGGACACCATGGTCCTGTTCACTGTGTTCGTTTTGCTCCTGGAGGAGAATCCTATGCCTCAGGATCTGAAGATGGAACAATTAGAATATGGCAAACGGGGCCTGCAGCCCATGATGAGAGTGATGCCTTCTTGGCAAATGGGTCAACTGGTAAGGTGAAAGTGTCGGCTGATGAGGTTGCCCGCAAGATTGAGGGCTTtcacattgtaaaagaagagaaagctgaagaaaaggaagaagcaaCGGATGCCTAA